One Ctenopharyngodon idella isolate HZGC_01 chromosome 9, HZGC01, whole genome shotgun sequence DNA window includes the following coding sequences:
- the prkag3b gene encoding 5'-AMP-activated protein kinase subunit gamma-3b isoform X3: protein MDPLMEFPFVEDEGLTMKRTGMLTITDFINILHRYYKSPLVQIYELEEHKIETWREVYLQYSLKSLISITPDSSLFDAIYSLLKNKIHRLPVIDPESGNVLHILTHKRILKFLHIFGSMIPKPRFLQKRIEEVEIGTFKSIATIRVTETVYDALSVFVERRVSALPVISEQGKVVALYSRFDVINLAAQKNYNNLNMTMQEAIQGRWCCIEGVLKCYPHETLETIIDRIAEAEVHRLVLVDTEDVVRGIVSLSDLLQALVLTPAGVEALFS, encoded by the exons GGATGCTCACCATTACAGACTTTATCAACATTCTCCATCGTTACTACAAATCTCCCTTG GTTCAGATCTATGAGCTTGAGGAACACAAGATTGAAACATGGAGAG AGGTCTATCTACAGTATTCTCTGAAGTCCCTGATCAGCATCACACCTGACTCCAG CCTCTTCGATGCCATTTATTCTTTACTGAAGAACAAGATTCATCGGCTACCCGTCATAGATCCAGAATCAGGGAACGTCCTCCACATACTCACCCATAAACGTATCCTCAAGTTCCTACACATCTTT GGCTCTATGATCCCCAAGCCTCGATTCTTACAGAAACGGATTGAGGAAGTGGAAATCGGAACATTCAAGAGCATCGCGACTATCAGGGTGACGGAAACAGTTTATGACGCTTTATCTGTGTTTGTAGAGCGACGAGTCTCTGCCCTGCCCGTCATCAGCGAGCAAG GGAAAGTGGTGGCACTTTACTCCAGATTTGATGTCATT AATTTGGCTGCACAGAAAAACTACAACAACCTGAACATGACGATGCAGGAGGCCATTCAGGGCCGCTGGTGCTGCATTGAGGGGGTGCTGAAGTGTTACCCTCACGAAACCCTCGAAACCATCATCGATCGCATCGCTGAGGCAGAG GTTCACCGTCTAGTGCTGGTGGACACAGAGGATGTGGTGAGGGGAATCGTCTCGCTCTCTGATTTGCTTCAGGCACTGGTTTTGACTCCTGCAGGCGTTGAAGCACTTTTCTCTTAA